A region of Pseudorca crassidens isolate mPseCra1 chromosome 8, mPseCra1.hap1, whole genome shotgun sequence DNA encodes the following proteins:
- the HYCC1 gene encoding hyccin isoform X1: MFTSEKGVVEEWLSEFKTLPETSLPNYATNLKDKSSLVSSLYKVIQEPQSELLEPVCHQLFEFYRSGEEQLLRFTLQFLPELIWCYLAVSASRNVHSSGCIEALLLGVYNLEIVDKQGHSKVLSFTIPSLSKPSVYHEPSSIGSMALTESALSQHGLSKVVYSGPHPQREMLTAQNRFEVLTFLLLCYNAALTYMPSVSLQSLCQICSRICVCGYPRQHVRKYKGISSRVPVSSGFMVQMLTGIYFAFYNGEWDLAQKALDDIIYRAQLELYPEPLLVANAIQASLPHGAMKSSKEGTRCIQVEITPTSSRISRNAVTSMSIRGHRWKRHGNTELTGQEELMEISEVDEGFYSRAASSTSQLGLSNNSQNCSNKGSVGKTQRRSGGNKTGGKEKETAGESCKDHFARKQTQRAQSENLELLSLKRLTLTTSQSLPKPNSHGLAKTAATVFSKSFEQVSGVTVPYNPSSAVGCGTGTDTNRFSACSLQEETLIYVSERTELPMKHQTGQQRPPSISITLSTD, encoded by the exons TTGCTAGAACCTGTCTGTCACCAGCTCTTTGAATTCTATCGCAGCGGAGAGGAGCAGTTGCTTCGATTTACACTGCAGTTTCTTCCAGAACTGATTTGGTGCTACCTTGCCGTCTCAGCCAGCAGAAATGTGCATAGCAGTGGATGCATTGAAGCTCTTCTCCTAGGGGTTTACAATTTG gAAATAGTTGACAAACAGGGACATAGCAAAGTATTGAGTTTTACGATTCCATCTTTATCCAAACCATCTGTATATCATGAG CCTTCCAGCATTGGGTCCATGGCTCTGACCGAGAGCGCCCTATCCCAGCATGGCTTGTCAAAAGTTGTGTACAGCGGACCTCACCCCCAAAGGGAGATGCTGACAGCACAGAATAG GTTTGAAGTGTTGACATTCCTTTTGTTGTGTTACAATGCTGCCCTAACTTATATGCCCAGTGTTTCTCTTCAATCACTGTGTCAAATTTGTTCAag AATCTGTGTTTGTGGATATCCTCGACAACATGTAAGAAAATACAAAGGTATAAGTAGCAGGGTACCGGTTTCTTCAGGATTCATGGTGCAAATGttaacaggaatttattttgcCTT ttATAATGGAGAATGGGATCTAGCTCAAAAAGCATTGGATGATATTATATACAGAGCCCAGCTAGAATTATATCCAGAGCCACTGCTG gtTGCCAATGCAATACAGGCTTCATTGCCTCATGGTGCCATGAAATCTAGTAAGGAGGGTACAAGGTGTATTCAAGTTGAAATCACACCAACTTCCTCTAGAATATCGAGAAATGCAGTAACCAGCATGTCAATAAGAGGTCATAGGTGGAAAAGACATG GAAATACAGAATTAACAGGTCAAGAAGAACTGATGGAGATATCTGAAGTTGACGAGGGATTTTATTCCAGGGCTGCGTCTAGTACTAGCCAGTTGGGTTTATCAAACAATAGTCAAAATTGTAGTAACAAGGGAAGTGTAGGAAAGACTCAGAGACGGTCAGGAGGAAACaaaactggaggaaaagaaaaagaaactgcagGGGAGTCTTGCAAAGATCACTTTGCTCGAAAACAAACCCAGAGAGCCCAAAGTGAGAATCTCGAGCTTCTCTCCTTGAAGAGACTTACATTAACAACCAGCCAATCTCTGCCTAAACCTAATAGTCATGGTTTGGCTAAGACCGCTGCGACCGTATTCAGTAAATCCTTTGAACAAGTTAGTGGTGTCACAGTCCCATATAACCCATCATCTGCTGTTGGCTGTGGGACTGGGACAGATACCAATAGGTTTTCTGCTTGTAGTCTGCAAGAAGAAACGCTTATTTACGTTTCTGAAAGGACTGAACTTCCAATGAAGCATCAAACAGGTCAGCAGAGACCTCCTAGTATTAGCATTACTTTGTCTACAGATTAA